The DNA window GGTTGTGGTACAGGTGTGTTGGCGATTCTTGCTCAAAAACTTGGTGCCACTCAAATTGTGGGGAATGATATCGATGATTGGTCGGTTGAAAACGCGCTCGAAAATTGCAGCAACAATAATTGCAAAGACATTAAGATAGTTAAAGGCGATAATGATTTGTTTTCGAAGCACAACGCTTACGACATTGTTCTAGCCAATATCAATAAAAATGTACTTAAATCTTATATTCCTAAAATTGCGCTTACCATAAAATCCGGTGGATTTCTTTTTCTAAGCGGCTTTTTCAAAACCGATTGCGACGAATTAATAGCCTTAGCCTCAAACCATTTGTTAAGCTTACACAAACAAGAACATAAAAACGAGTGGGCTGTTGTGATTCTAAAGAAACAATAATCGTTCTTAACAACCTGCCTTCATTGTTTGATAAAAAAGATTAAAATTGTGTGTCACGAACAAATCTTACTGTAAATTTGTTCTTTATTCTAATCATTAATTGCCCCATTTCTTATGTCAGATTCTAACATTTTAAGATGCCTTATTATAGGTTCAGGTCCTGCAGGCTATACTGCCGGAATTTACGCTGCCCGTGCTGATTTAAAACCGGTAATGTACACCGGCATGCAACCGGGTGGACAATTAACAACAACTACAGAAGTAGAAAACTTTCCGGGCTATCCTAACGGAACACATGGTCCGGAAATGATGGAAGATTTTAAAAAGCAAGCTGAGCGTTTTGGTACAGACATTCGCTTTGGCTATGTAAATAAAGTTGATTTTAGCGGTCCGGTGCACAAAGTATGGGTGGATGAAACAACCGAATTGCAAGCTCACACTGTAATCATTGCTACAGGTGCATCCGCAAAATGGTTAGGCCTGCCAAACGAACAACGCTTAAACGGATTTGGTGTTTCTGCATGTGCGGTGTGCGACGGATTTTTCTTTAAAGGACAAGACGTAGCCATTGTTGGTGCCGGAGATACTGCTGCTGAAGAGGCAACTTATTTAGCAAAGCTCTGTAAAAAAGTATACATGATTGTTCGTAAAGGAGAAATGCGCGCTAGTAAAGCCATGCAAGCACGTGTACTTAACACACCAAACATTGAAGTGTTATTTAACTCTGAAACGGAAGATATTTTAGGCGAAAAAGGTGTAAGCGGAGCACGTATTAAAAACACCAAAACCGGTGAAACACGCCAGTTAGATGTAACAGGTTTCTTTGTGGCTATTGGTCATCATCCGAACACCGACATTTTTAAAGAGTGGTTAGACTTAGATGAGCAAGGTTATATTAAAACAATTCCGGGTACAAGTAAAACGAATATAAAAGGTGTATTCGCTGTTGGTGATGCTCAAGATAAAGTATATCGTCAGGCGGTTACGGCTGCCGGAAGCGGTTGCATGGGTGCGCTGGATGCGGAAAGATATTTAGCAGACATGGGCATTCACTAAAAACCAGCATGGTTTTTGCTGATACAAAGTAAATGAGGCATATTATTATCATATCAAGTTTGATTTTAAGCAGTGTTTGCTCTGCTCAACGTTTTGCTGATCAGGTGCCTCAATTAAAACGCTACACCCAGGATGACGCATTTGATCCAAATGGCGGAATTAAAATGTATAATCGCTTAATTCCAACAATTGGCGGTGATTCTATTCGCTACAACAAAGCAGGCTATAATTTACAAGGCTGGCAGGAAGATTATTATTCGAGTGGAAAAATATTACACAAAGGATTTTATGTGGACGGGCAAATAAAAGTTTTTAAAAATTTCTATGAAGACGGACAAATTGAACGTAGTTTTATTAATTCCGATCCGGCCCGTTCCTCCTTTGACATTTATTATCCTAACGGAAAAGTTCAGAAACAAATTCTTTATTATAACGGACAACCGCAAAACGAATACACGTATTTTCAAAACGGAAGTCCGGAAAGTATTGTAGAAAAAGACAAGGAAGTTCAATATATTTTTAAGCGAAAATATTATTATGAGAATGGATTTCCTGCCAGTGAACTTACACTCATTGATAAGAAAATTAAGAAGTACGAAGCCAAAGAATATTACGAAAACGGAAAGTTAAAAGAAGAAGGTTTTTTATTGTACAAACCAGACACCAAACAATACATCAAAGAAGGTGAATGGACTTATTACGATGAAAAAGGCGAAGCGGTGAAGAAGGAAAGCTTCAAAAACACGCTCACAAAACCTTAACCATTCTTTTCCTTCATCGATTTAGTTACTGTAAACATAAATATTCTCAGAAGTATTTTCCCTTTAGCCTTGCTTTCCTTGATTCTTACACTATATTAGTGGTGAGTAATCACGATGAAAGTTTTCTCCAACAATATTTCACTTATTACAATCTATTTTAGTTGTCTTCTAAACTCATCTTTAATTGCTCAGAATCTTATTCCAAATCCGAGTTTTGAAACAGCAGGTTGGGCACAAGCTAACAGCGGTAGTGCCGATTGGCTAACCGGACCCACCAATGTTTTTGGCGCGGAAAATGCAAGAACGGGCACACGTTATATGGGAGAATCCATGGGACGATCTCCTGCCGGTGGCGCAACCGATTTCAGAGAGTACATCAAGAACTCCTTAACAACACCACTAATTCCGGGAAACACATACGAATGCTCTATTTGGGTTTCCTTATCTGAAAATTATGGTTCTTATGCTTGCAATCAAATTGGTTTTGTTACCACAGTTGCTAATCCTTACTATGCATTTAGCAATGCACCTATTCCACTTACTCCCGTATACGCAACACCAAGTGTTATGACTAATAAAACAGGATGGTCGCAGGTATTCGGAACATTTGTGGCTACTTCAGCTGATGCCTGGGTAATTATTGGCAACTTCAATACACAAGCTACAACCACCTGGCAATATGTTGGTCCAGCATCAAGTTTTTACTATGGATATTATTTTATGGACGATGCGTGTTTAGGTCCGCCGGGCGCATGCGGAATTGTTTTACCCGTAGAATTATTATCGTTTTCAGGAAAAGCTGAAAACAGAAAAGTGGAATTGGATTGGAAAACAGCGGCTGAACTTCAATGTAAACACTTTGTAATTGAGAGAAGCACGGACGGAAAAACGTTTGAAGAATTAGGTCGCGTTAACGGAAATGGCACCACTCAAACAGAACATACTTATTCCTTTACAGATAATTTCCCTGTTTACGGGAAAACAAGTTACTACCGCTTACATCAATTTGATAATAATGGTAAATCGCATTATTCAACCATGGTTGCCATAGAACCAAAAGGAGAAATGAATGTTTATATCAATGTATATCCGGTGCCTGCCAATAATGAATTAAACATTGAATTCAATTCAGATAATAAAGTTTGCAATTTAATTATCATGAATTCTGCCGGAATTGTAGTTTACAATCAAAACTTCGACTGTTACCAAAATATTAAATTAAACAATCTCGCAGCAGGAAATTACATTGCTGTGTTAAATACATCTGAAGGAAAAACGATTAGCCGAAAATTCATAGTATTCGAATAAAGAATTTATTTCAATTCTATTTTACTTCGTCGGCCTTTTTAATCTTGAAACAACACTCTGACGTACTTGTCTCGGTGAGTGCGTAGTATTGAACTTTATACTTCTTTCCAACCAATTCGGTCTTGGTTAAATTAAGATTATTGGTGTTAATTGGATAAGCCGGTTTATTAAAAAATGACTCTTCCAATTTTAAACTATCCTGTTTGTTATAATAAAAAATGCGCTTACCATTACTTGCATTAACAAAATGTATTTGCGTTTCTTCACTGGCAGGATCAAAAATAGCCGACACGTATTCCAGCTCTTCTGTTTTCGGACTTTGCAAGCTTTGAGCCGACAAATTTTTGTTGCCTAGAACAACAAGAATTGATAGTGTAAGAATTTTTTTCATTGAATAAGCTATAATCAAATATATGAAAAATAACGAATGATTGATAGAAAATAAACGGAGCAAATATTTTTAACATGTTATTAAATACACTCAGCATATCAATAATAATTTTTGAACTTTGCGCCGCCAACCATGCTGCGTACATTTACCATAATCTTTTTTTTGTTTACGAAATTAATCGCGCAAACCGGCCTCGACGATGTAATTTCATCTTGGAAGACCGACAAAGCCTTAATTAATGGCACACATTCCTTCTGCGTCATGGATGCAAAAGAAGGAACAGTTTTAAAAGAATTAAACGCTCATACATCTGTCATTCCCGCGAGCACATTAAAAGTAATAACCACCTCAGCTGCGCTGGGTATTTTAGGGAAATATTACCGCTACGAAACAAAAATATATTTCACCGGAAGTTTTGATAAAAACACAGGAATATTAAATGGTGATATCATCATTAAAGGTTCCGGCGATCCTACCTTAAACTCCGAACATTTTAAATCAAAAAAAGACAGTAACGAAATCACCGATAAATGGGTTGAAGTTCTTATTAAAAAAGGATTGAAGGAACTGAATGGTAAAATCATTGCTGATGCTTCCTGTTTCGAACAACACATTCCGGCTAATTGGATTTGGGGCGACATTACCAATTATTTTGGAGCAGCACCATGCGGACTCTCCTTCAACGATAACTTATATGGAATAATATTCAAAAGTGGAGAAGCAGGAACCAAAGCAAGCATTAAAGAAATCAAACCCAATTACACCACCATTCAATTAGAACACATTGCCAATGTCAAAGCTGCAGGTAAAGAAGATGAAGCTTATGTTACCGGTGACCCTTTCGGAAATAAACGCATTATCAGTGGAACCATTCCTCCTAACAAAGCGGCGTTAGAAGTGCGCGCCACTCTCCCCGACCCTGCTCTTTTATGCGCCGAGTTTTTACAACAATCACTTAACAAAGCAGGCATTAAAACACCGACACTTTGCGCCTACAGTAATTACGATGCGGAAAATGAAGTTTTGAAGAAAGAAAAAAATCTCATGCACACCCATTATTCTTCAGCGCTTGAAAAAATCGTTTTTTACACAAATCTCTATAGTAATAATTTGTTCTGCGAAACCCTTTTGAAAACCATTGGCAAAGGAAGCTCCTATACAGGTATTGAGAAAACAAAAGAATATTGGAAACAAAAAGGTTTGAATGTGGATGAGTTATTTATGGTAGACGGCAACGGACTTTCACGCGCAAATACGGTAACAACCCATCTTGAAACAAGCTTACTACAAAAAATGTATTCGGACAGTATCAATTTCAAACCCTTTTACAACTCACTTCCGCAAGCCGGATTTAGCGGCAGTATGCGACAAGTTGGTAAAGGAACATTCATAGAAAAGAACATGCGTGCCAAAACGGGTTATATTAACCGTGCCCGCGGTTATTGCGGCTATGTGAAGACCAAAGCAGGCAAAGACCTTTGTTTTTCAGTCCTCTTCAACAATTACAATTGCAGTCCAAAGGATATGAAGCTCAAAATTGAGCAGTTTTTAATTGCGTTGGCTGAGCTATAATTGCTATTTTTGTATAGCATGGCAAATGTTGTCACCATTATTAAAAAAGGCTGGAGTTTTTTAACCGAAAAACTTTGGATCATCCGTTTAGATAAATTAAGTAAGCGTCAGGGCTTTTTAGTAAAACAACTCCGTATTTTTTCCTTATCTATTCAAGGCTTTAACGAAGACAAATGTTTAATTAAAGCCACCGCGCTTACTTTCTATACATTATTTTCCATTGTACCAATTGTAGCGCTTATTTTCGCCATTGGTAAAGGCTTTGGTTTTGATCAAACACTAAAGCAGCAAATGTTGCAAGATTATAACGAGTACTCCACCATTTTAAATAATGTGTTTGTTTATGCAGATTCGCTTTTGCAAACTACCAGTGGTGGAATCATCGCGGGATTTGGAACTGTATTGTTATTGTGGAGTATCATTTCGCTTTTAATGAATATTGAAAACAGCTTCAATGATATTTGGGAAATTCAAACAGGCAGAACCTGGTACCGTAAGATCACCGATTACTTAACAATCATGTTGGTTTCTCCAATTTTTTTAATTCTCTCCGGAAGTTTAACAGTAATGATTCAAAGCAATGCTGATACATTACTTTTTTCCGGCGCAACCGCCATCGTATTAAAGCTCGTAGCGTTTTTAATGTTAGCCGGCGTATTTACCTTTATTTACATGGTGCTTCCAAATACGCGCGTTACATTTAAGTCAGCTTTTTCTGCAGCCTTAATTGCCACTGTTTTATTTGAACTATTAGAATGGGCTTACATTACTTTTCAGATCGGCGCTTCTAACTACAACAAAATTTATGGAAGTTTCGCTGCTTTACCTTTATTTTTAATTTGGGTACAGTATAGTTGGTACATTGTTTTATTTGGAGCTGAAATCGCTTTCGCGAATCAAAATGTGGACCATTATGAGTTGGAAAATGAAATTAAAAACATAAGTGTGCGCTATAAACGCGTAATGGCTTTAATTATTTGCAACAGAGTGGTGAAAAATTTCGCAGAAGGAAATCAACCTTACACATCGATACAAATTGCAAATGACTTGGATTTACCGGTAAGATTAGCCAGAAATGTAATTAATGAATTGGTTGAAACAAAAGTTTTGGCAGAAGTAAAAACCGAGAACGATAAAGAAATCGCTTATCAACCGGCTATTTCAGATTCTAAACTCACCATAAAATTCATTATGGATCGTTTGGATGAAAAGGGTGTTAACTCCTTACCAATAACTGACCAAAAAGAATTAGAAATAATTAACCGTTTGTTGGTTGATTTAGATAATGTAATGGATAATCCTAAGGGAAATTTACCGGTGAAAGACATTGTGTAATGAAGTCGGTTAAAGCAATAATTATTTTATCTCTCTTAATTTTCTTCAGCGGAAAAAATCTTGCGCAAACAGATACCGTAAAAGTGGAAAAGAAAAAAACGGTTTCTACATACCGCCGTGCTCGAACCGCTTCCATCATGAGTGCTGTTTTACCCGGTGCCGGACAAGTTTACAATAAAAAGTATTGGAAAGTTCCTATCATCTATGCCGGACTCGGCGGTTTTGGTTATTTATTTTATGTCAATCAGGAAAGATTTTCTTACTACAGCAAAAATTTAAAAGCAGAATACGACGATGATGCTTCAACTATTAATGAAACCGGTTACAGCGGAACGCAATTACAAACTTTAAAGGCAGATTATCGCAAAACGCGTGATTTGGGACTAATTGGTTGTGCTGTATTTTATGCTTTAAATATTTTAGACGCGAACGTGGACGCGCACTTAACCACTTTTGATGTAAGCGATGATTTGAGTTTGCAAATTAAACCTTACAGCAATTTTTATTCATTCAATAACAACAGCGGTATCCAAAACGGAATCGCCATACATTTAAACTTCAAGTAATATGCGTATTGTTTTATTAGGCTATGGAAAAATGGGCAAAGAGATAGAAAAAATTGCCCTCGACAGAAAACATGAAATCGTTTTAAAAGTTGACGAAACGAATGCCAATACCATTACCAAAGAAGATTTAAAAAAGGGAGATGTTGCCATTGAATTTAGCACACCTCACACCGTAGTCAATAATATTTATAAATGTTTAGATGCACAATTACCCATCGTAGTTGGAACAACAGGGTGGTACGAGCAATTTGAAAAAATAAAAAGTGATTGCGCTACTAAAAAAAGTTCTCTGTTTTACGCCACTAACTTTAGTATCGGAGTTAACTTATTTTTTAAAGTGAATAAATACTTAGCGGAGCTGATGAACAACTACCCTGACTATAATGTGAGCATGGAAGAAATTCATCATATCCACAAATTAGATAAACCTAGCGGAACTGCTATCACCTTAGCAGAGCAAATCATTCAGAAGATTGACCGCAAAACAGGATGGAGCATCGACCAACAAAATCCGGATACTTTATTTATTAAAGACATCCGCGAAGGTGAGGTTCCGGGAACGCACATCATTAAATATTCCTCAGTAATTGATGATATTGAAATCATGCATAAGGCACATAACCGCAAAGGCTTTGCCTTAGGCGCCGTACTAGCTGCCGAATTTATGCACAATAAGAAAGAAGGGATTTACACGATGAGTGATTTGATTTAGGATTCTTTTCCCCGCTGATGACGCGGATTTACGCAGAGAGCAACCTAACTCTTCCTACACAAATAAATCATTTCTCCAGCCGGTAAGCGATAACGATCTACTAAATCGGCGCCGATTGTATTCACAAAATCATCCACCGTTACATTAAATCCGGCTGCAGCCAATTTATCTTTATAATCCAATCCGAATAAACGCACGTGATCTTTTTGCCAGTAATGCAATTCGCGATCAGCTTCACTGGTAATACTTTTATCTTCGTAAGTGGTTGCTCTGGTCGTATCCAAAGGAACCTGAAAAATACCCCATCCTCCCGGCTTCATGATGCGGTGTAGCTCACGCATACAACGATCCGCATCCTCTACATGTTCCAAAACATGATTACAAAAAATAACATCAAAAGTGTTATCCTGAAAAGGCGCATTGTGTAAATCGAAATGTATGTCTGCTATTGGTGAGTTATAATCACCGGTTGTATAATCCAAATTCGGCATGGCGCGGAATAACTTATAAAAACATTGCTCCGGCGCAATATGAAGGACTTTGTGTTTAGAAGTAAAGAAATCAGTCTTTTGTTTTAGATACAACCATAATAAGCGGTGACGCTCTAAAGACAAACTACCCGGACAAAGTACGTTTTTACGTTTGGCACGACCCGAATAACCATAAGGTAAAAATTTACGATAGGTCTTACCGCTAATAGGATCTTCGTAACGTGTTCCATAATATAACAATGGCGCTATTTTACTAAACAGCAAGCTAAATTGAATTAATATGGGGCGTGGAATAACCCTTAATAAAAAGTGAAACATACAGGTGCAAAAATAGGGTTTATTCGGCTTAAATAACCAAAAAAACAGCCTAAATTGTTACATTTGCAGAGTTATGAGCAAAGTACAAGCTAAAGCAAAAACAACAGTAAAAAAGCCGAGCGACACTATCAGTAAGTTGGAAAACTGGTTTACCGTAAACAGCAAGAAAACTTTTTACACCTTAAGTTCCTTATGTTTATTGTTCTCCCTCATGTTTTTTAATGCCCGCATCAGCGAGGCGCATGACGATGCTTTGTATCTTGAAGCCGGCTGGCGTTTTGTGAATGAATTCCCAAATTATTTTTACACGCAAAATGCCCCGCTCTATCCTTTGTTCCTTGCCTTACTCACTAAGTTATTCGGATTAAAACTTATTCTCTTTAAACTTTTTTCAGTTGCCTTTAACTTCTTCGGATTTGTTTTCTTCTATAAAGCCTTTGAAAAACGTTTGCCATACGCGGTGTTTATTCCGGTTGCTGTATTCGTAGCCATCAACCATTTAATCATGTATTACGCCAGCATGACTTTTACGGAGGCGTTTTACTTTTTCTTACAAGGCTTGTTTTTCTTTTATGCAACTAAAACCGTAGAAACCGTTCAGAAAGAAAACGTAAACATGAATACCCAATGGAAACTTTGGTTAATGTTGGGCTTAAGTATGTTTTTAATGAGTACCGCGAAAAGTGCGGCGGTAGTTGTTGTTCCTGCTATCGTTTTATATTTCTTCCTGGAGAAAAACTACAAAGCCTTAGGTTTCTCTATTGCATCATATCTTATTTTCAAAATTGCTTACGAAGGCATTGTAAGAATTATCTGGGGTGCGCAAAATCAATTTAAAGGACAAAGCCGCATCTTAATGCAGAAAGATCCCTATGATAAATCATTAGGTGATGAAGATGTTTCAGGATTTATTCAGCGCTTTTTTGACAACAGTGAATTATACTTATCAAAACGTTTCTTTCAAATTATCGGATGGCGTGATGAAGCATCATTGGAAGTTTATGGTCTATTAGCTTTTCTAGTGATTACAGTTACTTTACTGGGTTTGTGGATGGTGTTTAAACAAAAGAATAAACCTTTGTTTCTGTTTGGTTTATTTACAGGCGCGCAATTAGTTCTCTCTTTTGTGATATTACAAGCCAGATGGGATCAACCACGTATTGTATTAGTGTGTATGCCTATCATGTTATTACTCATCTTTAACTTATTCTACAATTACACCCACAAAATGAGCATGGGCAAATTAATTTACATTGCCATTACTGTTTTAATTATTGGTTCTGTGTTTTTATCAAGCGTAAAACGTGGTATGCCAAATATTCCGATTGTACAGAAGAATTTAAAAGGCGATAAATATTTTGGTTATTCACCTGATTGGGTAAACTATTTACGTTGCAGCGAATGGTGTGCCGACAGTTTAAAGAAAGAAGACCTGGTAGCTTGCCGTAAAGCGCCAATGAGTTTCGTGTATGGAAAGGGTAAGAAGTTCTTCCCTATTTACAGTGTCATTAAAAAAGATTCTTTAACACAGCAATCGCATCCTGACAGCGCCTTGGCTTATTTTGCGTCACAAAATGTAACGCATATTATGGTGGCAAGCTTGCGAATTGATCCGAGCAAAAATACCGGACAAATCATTAATACGGTTCACAACATTGTACAGCCTATCATGCAAAAATATCCGGATAAGCTTAGACTTATTCATACAGAAGGTGTAGCAGAACAATGCTATTTGTTTGAGATAAAGAAGTAATTAATTCAATAAATCTCGTATTTTTGTAGCCCTTAATCAGGAGACTTGTCCGAGTGGTTGAAGGAGCACGCCTGGAAAGTGTGTATACGCCAAAAGCGTATCGAGAGTTCGAATCTCTCAGTCTCCGCTGAATAAATCAAATTATGTCCCGCCAAAGCGGGACTTTTTGTTTTCCGGAAAGACCGTAAAGCTTGCTTTTAAGGTCTTGTAGGAAAATAAAAATCAGCGTAGCGGATAATTTGATTTTGACTTCCGGTGAATAAGAGATCATTTTAATAATCTCTTATTCACCGCTGATAAATGAAAACCCGCTTTTAGCGGGTTTTTTAGTTTGAATGCGTTGCAAATTCATTTGCATTAGCATGAGAACTAAAAAACCTGATTTGCGTAGCAAATATGGTTTTCATTATGACTCTCGGTTATGAGAGATCAACGAAGTTAATCTGATCGTGACAATAAATTATTCTTATTAAATTGCACTTATAATATTTCCTTGATTCAAAATATGTCAGAAATCAAAATCATAAAAGCGTTAACTAATGATGTAATGCAATTACAAAAAATCGGACGTGAAACTTTTATAGAAACATTCTCAGAAGAAAATACCGAAGAGAATATGAAAAAATATTTGGAGGAAGGTTTTTCTGCAGAAAAAATGCAGACTGAACTTCAAAACATCCATTCTGAATTTTATTTCGCGGAACAAGACAAACAAATAATCGGCTATCTGAAAATAAATTTTGGTTCCTCACAAACAGAATTGAAAGACACCAATGCTTTAGAGATTGAACGCATTTATGTTCTAAAAGAATTTCATGGTAAAAAGATTGGTCAACTACTCTACCAAAAGGCACTTGATATAGCACATCAAAAAAAGATGAAGTATGTTTGGTTAGGGGTATGGGAAAAGAACCTGAGAGCCATTAGTTTTTATAAGAAAAACGGGTTTTTTGAGTTCGATAAACATATTTTCGTTCTCGGTAACGACAAACAAACCGATATTATGATGAAACTGGAATTAAATTATTAAAAGAAAAATTTCAGGCTATTTCTCGCCCCATCTATAGGTTTTCTGCTCAATGCCTGCCAAATCCAGAACTCTGTCGACTACCGTTGCAGCCAGCTCTTCAAAATTGGTAGGATTTGAATAAAACGATGGTGAAGCCGGACAAATAATTCCGCCTGCTTCGGTAACGGTTTTCATGTTACTGATATGAATAAGACTTAAAGGTGTATCGCGCATTACCAAAATTAATTTTCGTCGCTCCTTTAATACAACATCTGCGGCGCGTGTGATTAAATCGTTACTGATTCCTGAAGCAATACGCGCCATCGTTCCCATGCTGCAAGGCACTACAATCATTACCGTATATTTTGCCGAACCGGATGCGAAAGGCGCGTTAAAATCATTCTTTGAATAAAAAGTAAATGGATACTTGTCAAAATCATTTTGCTTTAACTCATGTTTCCAAACTTCCTTCGCGTTATCACTCATTACCACGCCAACAGCTTCTAATTGCTCTTTGTGTTTAGCTAATTTATCTAACAACACTTTGGCATAAATACTACCGCTAGCGCCGGTAATGGCGACTACTATTTTAATTTTGGGCTGACTCACTTTTCTTCTTTGGCGTTATTTTATAAGTAAACAACATTTGTAACACATTGTTGTAATATCCCTTATTGAAAGTTCTTGCTAATATATTATTGTAATAAGGCGCGAAGTTTCCTCCAAACGGACGTGTCGTCATAAAGGAGTTACTGCATCTTAACTCAAAGGCGAGCTTGGGCATTATATTCATACCCATCCCAACATTGACACTGTAATCATATTTTTGAAAAGGAAACATACCAGTTAGGCTACCTATTTCACTTTCTTCAACATAATTAATAAGATAGGCAAAAGCTCCTCCGATGGTTAAAAAAACTCTTTTGGTATTGTACTTTAACATCAATGGAACTTCTACATAATTTAAGTTCACATAATAAAAACGATAATCAAATTTTTCAGGGTTTTGGTTCCTGCGTGAGCCTTTTTGAATAAATGTAATTCCAAAATCGGCATCCAATACTTTATTTAATTTGGCTTCAATCAGCAAACCACCCATAAATCCCAATTTATTATAGCCCGCGTAATTATCGCCATGAATTTGGCTGGCCGTTAAGCCCAAAGCCGGCATCAAAGCAAATTTTTGCTCCTGCGCCTTTAAGGCTGAAAAGGCTATACAAAGGAAAA is part of the Bacteroidota bacterium genome and encodes:
- a CDS encoding YihY/virulence factor BrkB family protein: MANVVTIIKKGWSFLTEKLWIIRLDKLSKRQGFLVKQLRIFSLSIQGFNEDKCLIKATALTFYTLFSIVPIVALIFAIGKGFGFDQTLKQQMLQDYNEYSTILNNVFVYADSLLQTTSGGIIAGFGTVLLLWSIISLLMNIENSFNDIWEIQTGRTWYRKITDYLTIMLVSPIFLILSGSLTVMIQSNADTLLFSGATAIVLKLVAFLMLAGVFTFIYMVLPNTRVTFKSAFSAALIATVLFELLEWAYITFQIGASNYNKIYGSFAALPLFLIWVQYSWYIVLFGAEIAFANQNVDHYELENEIKNISVRYKRVMALIICNRVVKNFAEGNQPYTSIQIANDLDLPVRLARNVINELVETKVLAEVKTENDKEIAYQPAISDSKLTIKFIMDRLDEKGVNSLPITDQKELEIINRLLVDLDNVMDNPKGNLPVKDIV
- a CDS encoding UbiX family flavin prenyltransferase gives rise to the protein MSQPKIKIVVAITGASGSIYAKVLLDKLAKHKEQLEAVGVVMSDNAKEVWKHELKQNDFDKYPFTFYSKNDFNAPFASGSAKYTVMIVVPCSMGTMARIASGISNDLITRAADVVLKERRKLILVMRDTPLSLIHISNMKTVTEAGGIICPASPSFYSNPTNFEELAATVVDRVLDLAGIEQKTYRWGEK
- a CDS encoding T9SS type A sorting domain-containing protein, with the protein product MKVFSNNISLITIYFSCLLNSSLIAQNLIPNPSFETAGWAQANSGSADWLTGPTNVFGAENARTGTRYMGESMGRSPAGGATDFREYIKNSLTTPLIPGNTYECSIWVSLSENYGSYACNQIGFVTTVANPYYAFSNAPIPLTPVYATPSVMTNKTGWSQVFGTFVATSADAWVIIGNFNTQATTTWQYVGPASSFYYGYYFMDDACLGPPGACGIVLPVELLSFSGKAENRKVELDWKTAAELQCKHFVIERSTDGKTFEELGRVNGNGTTQTEHTYSFTDNFPVYGKTSYYRLHQFDNNGKSHYSTMVAIEPKGEMNVYINVYPVPANNELNIEFNSDNKVCNLIIMNSAGIVVYNQNFDCYQNIKLNNLAAGNYIAVLNTSEGKTISRKFIVFE
- the dapB gene encoding 4-hydroxy-tetrahydrodipicolinate reductase; the protein is MRIVLLGYGKMGKEIEKIALDRKHEIVLKVDETNANTITKEDLKKGDVAIEFSTPHTVVNNIYKCLDAQLPIVVGTTGWYEQFEKIKSDCATKKSSLFYATNFSIGVNLFFKVNKYLAELMNNYPDYNVSMEEIHHIHKLDKPSGTAITLAEQIIQKIDRKTGWSIDQQNPDTLFIKDIREGEVPGTHIIKYSSVIDDIEIMHKAHNRKGFALGAVLAAEFMHNKKEGIYTMSDLI
- a CDS encoding GNAT family N-acetyltransferase, with product MSEIKIIKALTNDVMQLQKIGRETFIETFSEENTEENMKKYLEEGFSAEKMQTELQNIHSEFYFAEQDKQIIGYLKINFGSSQTELKDTNALEIERIYVLKEFHGKKIGQLLYQKALDIAHQKKMKYVWLGVWEKNLRAISFYKKNGFFEFDKHIFVLGNDKQTDIMMKLELNY
- the dacB gene encoding D-alanyl-D-alanine carboxypeptidase/D-alanyl-D-alanine-endopeptidase, which codes for MFTKLIAQTGLDDVISSWKTDKALINGTHSFCVMDAKEGTVLKELNAHTSVIPASTLKVITTSAALGILGKYYRYETKIYFTGSFDKNTGILNGDIIIKGSGDPTLNSEHFKSKKDSNEITDKWVEVLIKKGLKELNGKIIADASCFEQHIPANWIWGDITNYFGAAPCGLSFNDNLYGIIFKSGEAGTKASIKEIKPNYTTIQLEHIANVKAAGKEDEAYVTGDPFGNKRIISGTIPPNKAALEVRATLPDPALLCAEFLQQSLNKAGIKTPTLCAYSNYDAENEVLKKEKNLMHTHYSSALEKIVFYTNLYSNNLFCETLLKTIGKGSSYTGIEKTKEYWKQKGLNVDELFMVDGNGLSRANTVTTHLETSLLQKMYSDSINFKPFYNSLPQAGFSGSMRQVGKGTFIEKNMRAKTGYINRARGYCGYVKTKAGKDLCFSVLFNNYNCSPKDMKLKIEQFLIALAEL
- the trxB gene encoding thioredoxin-disulfide reductase; the encoded protein is MSDSNILRCLIIGSGPAGYTAGIYAARADLKPVMYTGMQPGGQLTTTTEVENFPGYPNGTHGPEMMEDFKKQAERFGTDIRFGYVNKVDFSGPVHKVWVDETTELQAHTVIIATGASAKWLGLPNEQRLNGFGVSACAVCDGFFFKGQDVAIVGAGDTAAEEATYLAKLCKKVYMIVRKGEMRASKAMQARVLNTPNIEVLFNSETEDILGEKGVSGARIKNTKTGETRQLDVTGFFVAIGHHPNTDIFKEWLDLDEQGYIKTIPGTSKTNIKGVFAVGDAQDKVYRQAVTAAGSGCMGALDAERYLADMGIH
- a CDS encoding class I SAM-dependent methyltransferase; this translates as MFHFLLRVIPRPILIQFSLLFSKIAPLLYYGTRYEDPISGKTYRKFLPYGYSGRAKRKNVLCPGSLSLERHRLLWLYLKQKTDFFTSKHKVLHIAPEQCFYKLFRAMPNLDYTTGDYNSPIADIHFDLHNAPFQDNTFDVIFCNHVLEHVEDADRCMRELHRIMKPGGWGIFQVPLDTTRATTYEDKSITSEADRELHYWQKDHVRLFGLDYKDKLAAAGFNVTVDDFVNTIGADLVDRYRLPAGEMIYLCRKS